The segment ACGCCTGGATGGGTAAAGCCGCCGCTGAAGCAGCTTTCGTTATCCACCTGAGTAAACTCGGGGATGCCTATCTCTTTCCAGACATACAGCAGGAAATTCGCAGCATCCTCCGAACGCTTGGTAAGAGATTGCTGTCCGGTTGGATAACGAGAAACCACGTCGATAGCGTTGAAACAGGAAACACAAGGACCGCCCCGTAAATAGTGCGGCACAATGTCCACTTGAATCAGATGCATGGGCTGGGTCGGGTGCAAGTGGGGATAAACCACTTCCACTGTCTCCATTGGCTTGCGAGGCCGTGTCATCTCTGCTGCCCGCAGTTCCCGCTCAATGCTGGTGATACCGGGCAGAGGAGAGACCTTCTTCTTTCGCAAGCGGGCGGAAATTGCATGCGCATCAATGTAAGAGAGCTTCCCCGGTTCAGCGGCTTCTGCCTCTAATTCGCTTCGCTCTTGGCGAATGGCTTGCCGAACCGCTTCCGGGAGTTTCTTGGGACAACGTTTCGGAGCACGCGGCTGGTCATGAAGGGCTTGCCAATCTCGTTCGGCGAAAAAACGCTTTCGCCACTTATACACCCAAGCCAGCGAACAGTTCAGTTCTTGGGTGACTTCAGCGGGAGACCTCCCACTGCGCAAAAGATGAACGGCTGTTTTCCTGATGGCATACTCGGTTGTACTCATATTCTTCACCTGTTTCGATCGGGATCAGTTGCAGGTGAATGTTAGCCGAGTAGGCCGGATTCTACGATGTGTTGAAGGTTCGATTGTTAAGGAACTTTCTACGATGTCTTGAAGATTTCTATGTTAGCGATTCTACGATGTCTTGAAGGTTAACACCTACCCGCTGGCGCATAATCCTGTTACCAGCCATTACGTAAGCGGTCCGGTGCGGTTTCCGGTAGACCTGCGGCTGTATCGCCGTTACGAAGAAGTGACCGGCTGGGAA is part of the Candidatus Eisenbacteria bacterium genome and harbors:
- a CDS encoding integrase core domain-containing protein is translated as MSTTEYAIRKTAVHLLRSGRSPAEVTQELNCSLAWVYKWRKRFFAERDWQALHDQPRAPKRCPKKLPEAVRQAIRQERSELEAEAAEPGKLSYIDAHAISARLRKKKVSPLPGITSIERELRAAEMTRPRKPMETVEVVYPHLHPTQPMHLIQVDIVPHYLRGGPCVSCFNAIDVVSRYPTGQQSLTKRSEDAANFLLYVWKEIGIPEFTQVDNESCFSGGFTHPGVLGKVLRLALLVGTQLVFSPIRHPESNGTVERFHQDYSKNVWNKIELPDLQAVQQHSSAFFAAYRHSEHHSALNGRCPADLHPAQGAYKLPAGFCLPDRLPLTVGQVHFIRRVSQEGKAMILNMDWDVPLAQPDRGVWATIEFTLHGATLRFYNAAPDVRERTCLAERPFPLKEEVQPLVDEFQRPIEVEMPSLFRSAVDLPIDSLFSPVSTML